The genomic DNA GGCTTTGATAGGTCCCGTCGGATAGCATTACCCATCTCCTCCCGACCTTTTGCTTCCGCGTTTTCAATCTCGGACTGGGGAACTCCAGAAGCCGCTGCGTGCTCCCGAGCTTTAGCCAAAGTCGCATTGGCTCCCTTCAGATCGAAGTCCAGGCCCTTGTTCGTTCGCTCGTTGAAGTCGGCCCTTAGTTGAACCTTTGTGGCATCTTTCAGATCGGTGAGCGTCCGCTCTATAGCTTGGTTTGATGGCTTCTCAGTCGGAGCAGCCCTCTCTCCTTGCTCGCTCCGGCATGCACACACCGCCAAGCACACCACAGCTGCTAGAATCGCTTTCATCTTTGTAGAGGATCACTTCCAAACTTCTTGCCACATCCCGTAGAGGGGATCCGCCCATGGCATATCCCTACGTGGGATGTCCTCGATCTCGAAGTGATCTCGCTACGATGGGTGTCGGAGACAGAGGGGTGGGTTCGGCACGGCTGGAGCCTGGCGCTCCCGGGAGCGCTTGATGGGGTCAGAGAAAGCGCTGGAGGATCGGTTCCAGCTTCTCGCGGGTTTCGGCGGGCCAGAGGTTGTTGGGGGTCATGATGGCACTGTCGAGGGAGCGGTGTTCGGGCCACTCCGGGTGCTCGGGGATCTGGGGGATGGCGCGGGTGATGATGCGTTTGGCCATGCTGACGTTCGCATGCAGGTGGGCGATGACGGCGTCGGCGGTGACGGGGGCTTCGTCGGTCTTCCAGCAGTCGTAGTCGGTGATCATGGCGAGGGTGGCGAGGGCGATCTCGGCTTCGCGGGCGAGCTTGGCTTCGGGGAGGTTGGTCATGCCGATGACGTCGAAGCCGAGTTTGCGGTTGGTTTCGCTCTCCGCGCGGGTGGAGAAGGCGGGGCCGTCCATGTTGACGTAGGTGCCGCCGAAGTGGACGCGGGCTTCCTCTTCTTGTGCGGCTTGGTAGAGGATGCGGCGGAGGCCTTCGCTGACGGGTTCGGCGAAGGCGACGTGGCCGACGATGCCATTCCCGAAGAAGGTGTGGTGTTCGCGGCGGCTGGTGCGGTCGAAGTACTGGTCGGGTAGTACGATGTCGCGGGGATGATACTCTTCCTTGAGGCTGCCGACGGCGGTGACGCAGATGAGGAAGCGGACATCGAGGGAGCGGAGGGCCCAGATGTTCGCGCGGTGGCTGATCTCGGTGGGGAGGAGGCGGTGGCCTCGGCCGTGGCGGGGGAGGAACCAGACCTGGCGACCGGCGAGGGTGCCGCCGACGAGGGCATCGGAGGGCGGGCCAAAGGGGGTGTCGATGTGGCGTTCTTCGGTTTGTTCGAAGCCTTCGATTTCGTAGAGTCCGCTGCCGCCGATGATGCCGATTGGGGTCATGCGGGGAGGGAATCAGCAATTGGTGATCTTCCAATCTTAAATCGGGGTGGGGATGCCCCCCCGGGGGGAGATGAGTTTGCTAGTTTTCAGGGTTCAGTTGGGAGGGAAGGCAGGTGCCGAGTGATCAGTGGAAGAGGTTTTTAACCGCGGATGGACGCGAATGAGATCCGGGAGGGTGGAGGTGGGTGGGGATAGGGCCTTGATGAGGAGTGGGGTGGTTGATAGATAGGGGCCGGGTTTTTTCCTCCCCCTTACGATTCGGCGATGCGTGCGATGGTGAATGATGTTCCGGCCCGGCTTATGGTGATGCTGGGTTTGCTGATTCCTTACGGGGTGATGCGGGCTCAGGAGGATGGGACGGCCGGGTCTGGAGTGGCGGTGGGAGGCTTGACGACGGAGGTGCGGACGAAGGCGGGTGAGGAGCATCGAGCCAAGGCGGAGGCGGGGGATGCGCTTGCGCAGGCCATGCTGGCGGATGCTCTGTATTACGGGCTCCCGAGCGACGCGGCTTTTGCGGAGGCGGCGCAGTGGGCGGAGAAGTCCGCGGCGGGAGGATGCCCGATCGGGACGGCGATCCTGGCGGACATGTTCCGCACGGGAAAGGGCCGGGCCCACGATGAGAAGAAGGCGGAGGAATTGGCGGAAGCGAGCCGGGAGCCGCTGCTGGCCGGGACGGACTCTGCCAATGCGGTGTGGCTGCGCTGGGCGGCTCTATCGCCGCCACGCGAGACGGAAGGCCTGTACTTCGTCGGGTCTCTGGAGGGCAATGCGAAGCATCTGGGCCGAAACCTTCCGCTAATGAGGCGGGCGATCGCCGCGGGAGACGTGCAGGCGGCAGTGGAGTGGGCGGAGAGAATTTACAAGTGGAAGGATTGGGGGAGCGGGAGGGAGGACGAGAAGAAGGTGATCGAGGTTCTCCAGCGGGCTTGGAAGGAAGGCCACCCCGCAGCGACGCACATGCTGGGGGATATGTATGCGTTCGGGATTCTGATCCCGATGGATGAAGCGAAGGCGGAGACATTCTACATCGAGGCCGCGGCGGCAGGCTGGAATCCGAGTCGACTGGCACTGGCGAAGGTGGTCAGCAGTCGCTACAAGGGCTTCGTGCGGGAGGCTCTGCTGCGAAAGCTGCAGGAGGACTCCAGGAGCCCGAAGGATTCGGCGCTGGCGGCGAGTTGGTTCCATGCGCTGGAGAGCGGTCAGGGCTTGCAGCGGAACCCGGGCGATGCCGCGCGGTGGTTGGAGATGCTGCCGCCACCCGAGGCTGCGATCGCGCTGGCGAAGGTCATTAAGACGGCGTGCAATAGCGCGAAGGTGGGTCCAACGCACAGCGCGGCTGAGCTGGATGCGCTGTTCGAGAAGATGGAGATGTCATCTCCGCCGCCGCAGGCCTACCGGCTGATTCAAGACGCCGGTTTGTTCGCGCGGGAGACGGATGGCAACAAGTGGTACCTGCGTGCCGCGAAGGGCGGGATCGCCTCGGCCATGTTGGATGTGGCGCGCCAGTATGCGGAGGGTTACGGTCGGACCAAGAGTGCCACGGAAGCCGGGAACTGGTACCGGAAGGCGGCGGCGACGGGTGATCCGCATGCGAACCTGATGGCGGGCCGCTATTGGCTGGACCAGGGGGATGTCGAAGAGGCGGAGCGTTTGTTCCGGGTGGCGGCCTCCCAAGGCGACGGTCTGGCGTGGGAGCATCTGGGAGATATCTGCCTGGAAGGAAAGGCGGCATCGAAGCGGGTGGCGGAAGCGGCGGGCTGCTATCGCAAGGCGGCGGAGACCGGAGGTTTCGCGGCGGCGGGAAAGCTCGTGGTACTGCTGGAGAGCAAGAAGGCGAAACCGATCGATGCGCAGGAGATGGCACGCTGGAATGCGGCGATCGACGAAGCCTTGGCCGAGGAGGATTCGCGCAGCCGGATCTACATTCTGACCAACACGGCGCGGAAGATCGGCAACGGCCCGCACGGCGACAAGAAGGCGGCGATGCGCTGGTGGATACGGGCCGCGGAGGCGGGTGATACCTCGAGCGCGCGCTTGGTGCTGCTGGTCGAGGAGCCGGTGGAGGCAAAAGCCAAGGCGAAGGCATTCGAGGTGCTGAAGACTTCGGCGGAAGCCGGAGACAGCTACGACATGTATATGGTCGCGAGAGCCTACGAGGTAGGGAACGGCACGAAGGCCAGCGCGAAGGAGGCGACGCGGTGGTATGAGGCGGCCGCGGAGAAGGGGGACTACTTCTCGCTGCAGCTCATCGGGGATCGCTATCTGAAAGGTGAGGGGGTGCCCAAGGATCTGACGAAGGCGATCAAGTGGTACAAGACGGCGATCCGGGAGGGATCGACCACGACGATGGCGACGATGGGGCATCTCTATTCCGATGGGAAGCACCTGCGGCCGGACGGGGAGGAGGCGGTGAAGTGGTTCGAGACGGCGGCCGCCTTCGGCGACGGGTTCTCGATGTATAACCTCTGCATCCTGTATCTGAGCGGTGATATCGTGCCGAAGGATTATGTGGAGGCCTACGTGTGGGCGAATGCGGCGGCGGCGGGCGATGACGATGCGATCCGGGAGAAGGCGATAAAGCTGCGGAAGGCGCTGGAGGAGGTGGTGAGCCCGGAGAGCGTGCAGAAGGCGCAGGAGCGGACGCAGCAGTTCTTCGTGATAGTGAAGGAATCCAAGGCCTGGCTCACGAAGCGGATCCAAGCGGGGAAACCGGTGATCCTTTCCTTCGACGAGCCTCTGAACTTCCATTTCGCGAAGGTGGATGTCGAGGACGAGGAGCCTGCTCCCGAAGCGCGGCCTGGGCCGGATCGCAATGAGGCGACAAAGGAGAGCGCCGGCGAAGGACGGGTGATCGGCTCGGCCACGGCGTGGGCGGTATCCGCAGAGGGGCACCTGATGACCGCGGCGCACGCGGTGAAGGGGGCCACGATGGTGACGGTGACGGCTGCGGATGGAACCAAGCAGGTGGCGAGCATCCTGAAGACGGATGTGCGGAACGACCTGGCGCTGCTCAAGATCGAAGGGAAGACCCGCCCGCTGATGCTGCGGCCGAAGGTGCTGATGGGCGAGAGTGTGGCCACGATCGGATTTCCGAATTCGAGCCTGCAGGGGAGTGCGGCGAAGGTGACGGAGGGAATCGTGAGCAGCCTGAGCGGACCGGAGGATGATCCGCGGTTGCTGCAGATCTCCGTGCCGGTGCAGCCGGGAAATAGCGGCGGTCCGCTGCTGGACCGGAGTGGTGCGGTGGTGGGGATGATCCAGGCGAGATTGTCCGATGCGGCGACCTTCGAGCAGTCCGGGTCGATCCCGCAGGTGGTGAACTACGCGCAGAAGATCTCGCTGATCCAGACGCTGCTGGAAGGGATCGAAGTGCCGGATGCGGTGACGAAGGGAGACAAGCTGGAGCTGCCGGATATGGTGGAGAAGGCGCGGCCCTCCGTGTATCTGCTGGAGATCCGCTGAGGCCTGCCGCTGCGCTTATTCGGTGAGTGCTCCTCACGGCGCGGCCATGCTTGCCCGGCACCGGGCCGAAAGGGGGGCGATGTGGCGCTCTTCGGTTTGTTCGAAGCCTTCGATTTCGTAGAATCAGCTGCCGCCGATGATGCCGATTGGGGTCATGGGGGGATCAACAATTGGTGATCTTCCAATCTTAGATCGGATGGTGGCTTTGGAGGGGGCACAACGGAATATAGGGACGAGTTCGGAGTTGGTGCGAAGAGGAGCGGGTGAGGGAGAGGGTTTTCAACCACAGGTGAACGGGATGAACGCAGATGGATGGAGGGATGTGAGATGAAGTGCCGAGTGATCAGTGGGCAGTGATCAGTGGAAGAGATTTTAACCGCGAAGAGGCGCAAGAAGGCGCAAAAGTTGAGGGCGGGGTTGAGGTGATTGTTGAGCAGAAGGGAAGGGAGGAAGGCAGGGGTGTGGAGGTGGAGAGGGGGTAAGGATTTTTGCCGCGAAGAGGTGCGAGGAGGGGAGGGTTTCGAGGAGGTGGGGGATGGGGTGGGCCTGCAGAAAGGTGAGTGCCGAGTTATTGGTAAGATCAGTGGAGGATGTGATCGAATGCCGGTGAGTAATCGCTTGAACACTTGTGGGTGGGCTGCTAGATCGGGCTTGGTTCGACGTGCTCCCATTTTTCGCTGATTGCCCGATGTCCAGGTTGTTGAATCCTTTTGCGATCCCTGTGGTGGTGGCGGGTGCTGCTTGCTTGCTGTCCTTCCCGGTCGCGGCGGAGGAGGGGGAGAAGGGGGCTGCGGTGGAGGTTAGGCGCTTGGCGACGGTGGTGCAGGCGAGGGCGGGTGAGGAGCATCGGGCCAAGGCGGAGGCGGGGGATGCGATGGCGCAGGCGATGCTGGCGGATGCGCTTTATCACGGCCCGCCGAGTGATGCGGTGTTCGAGGAGGCGGCGATGTGGGCGGAGAAGGCGGCGGCGGGGGGATGCCCGGTGGGGACGGCGATTCTGGCAGATATGTTCCGGACGGGGCAGGGCCGCCTGTGTGACGAAGAGAAGGCGGAAGAGTTGGCGGAGGCGAGTCGCGAGCCCTTGCTGGCAGGAGCGGATTCGGCGAATGCGGTGTGGCTGCGATGGGCGGCGCTATCGCCGGCGCGCAAGGCAAAGGGTCTGCATCTAGTTGGCTCGATGGAGGGCCATGCGAGTCACCTGGGTCGCAACCTGCCGCTGATGAGGCGGGCGATCGCCGCGGGCGACAAGCAGGCGGCGGTGGAGTGGGCGATGAGATTCTACCAGTGGAAGGATTGGGGGAGCACGGAGGCGGACGAGAAGCAGGTCATTGGAATCCTGAACCGAGCGGCGGCGGAGGGCTATCCAGCGGCGATTCATATGCTGGGCGAGATGCATGCCCAAGGGCTGCTGATCCCGATGAACGCAGGGGTGGCGGAGAGGTACTATCAGAAAGCTGCCCAAGCGGGCTGGGGTCCGAGCCGGCTGGCGCTGGCGAAGCTGGGCGGGAGGAAGGATGGCGGCCTTTGGCACCGCGCTCTCCTTAACAAGCTGCAGCAGGACTCCGCGACGCCAAAAAATTCGGCGCTGGCGGAGAAGTGGTTCCTCGCGCTGGAGAGCGGCTTGGACATGCCGAAGGATTCGAAGGCTGCCTCCCAGTGGCTGTCGCTGCTGGAGCCTGCGGAGGCGGCGATCGCGATGGCGAGGATGATCAAGCTGGGATCCGAGGTAAGGGACGGGAGGAGGACGCTACGTGAGAACGAACGCGAGTCGCTTTTCCTGCGGATGCAGGAGTCTTCTCCTCCGATGCAAGCCTACCGGTTGATTCACGAGGCGGCCTTGATCGCACTACAAACGGACGGGGTGAAGTGGTATACCCGTGCGGCGGAGGGAGGGCTGCCGCAGGCGATGACCGAACTGGCGGAGCAGTACGCCAGGGGCCACATGCAGGCGCAAAGCAGCGTGGAGGCGGGCAAGTGGCATCGCAAGGCGGCGGCGACGGGGCGGGCGCATTCCCTCTACATGGCCGGCCGCTACTGGCTGAAGCAGCAGGATCTCGGCGAGGCGGAGCGTGTG from Luteolibacter rhizosphaerae includes the following:
- the mtnP gene encoding S-methyl-5'-thioadenosine phosphorylase: MTPIGIIGGSGLYEIEGFEQTEERHIDTPFGPPSDALVGGTLAGRQVWFLPRHGRGHRLLPTEISHRANIWALRSLDVRFLICVTAVGSLKEEYHPRDIVLPDQYFDRTSRREHHTFFGNGIVGHVAFAEPVSEGLRRILYQAAQEEEARVHFGGTYVNMDGPAFSTRAESETNRKLGFDVIGMTNLPEAKLAREAEIALATLAMITDYDCWKTDEAPVTADAVIAHLHANVSMAKRIITRAIPQIPEHPEWPEHRSLDSAIMTPNNLWPAETREKLEPILQRFL
- a CDS encoding trypsin-like peptidase domain-containing protein — protein: MRAMVNDVPARLMVMLGLLIPYGVMRAQEDGTAGSGVAVGGLTTEVRTKAGEEHRAKAEAGDALAQAMLADALYYGLPSDAAFAEAAQWAEKSAAGGCPIGTAILADMFRTGKGRAHDEKKAEELAEASREPLLAGTDSANAVWLRWAALSPPRETEGLYFVGSLEGNAKHLGRNLPLMRRAIAAGDVQAAVEWAERIYKWKDWGSGREDEKKVIEVLQRAWKEGHPAATHMLGDMYAFGILIPMDEAKAETFYIEAAAAGWNPSRLALAKVVSSRYKGFVREALLRKLQEDSRSPKDSALAASWFHALESGQGLQRNPGDAARWLEMLPPPEAAIALAKVIKTACNSAKVGPTHSAAELDALFEKMEMSSPPPQAYRLIQDAGLFARETDGNKWYLRAAKGGIASAMLDVARQYAEGYGRTKSATEAGNWYRKAAATGDPHANLMAGRYWLDQGDVEEAERLFRVAASQGDGLAWEHLGDICLEGKAASKRVAEAAGCYRKAAETGGFAAAGKLVVLLESKKAKPIDAQEMARWNAAIDEALAEEDSRSRIYILTNTARKIGNGPHGDKKAAMRWWIRAAEAGDTSSARLVLLVEEPVEAKAKAKAFEVLKTSAEAGDSYDMYMVARAYEVGNGTKASAKEATRWYEAAAEKGDYFSLQLIGDRYLKGEGVPKDLTKAIKWYKTAIREGSTTTMATMGHLYSDGKHLRPDGEEAVKWFETAAAFGDGFSMYNLCILYLSGDIVPKDYVEAYVWANAAAAGDDDAIREKAIKLRKALEEVVSPESVQKAQERTQQFFVIVKESKAWLTKRIQAGKPVILSFDEPLNFHFAKVDVEDEEPAPEARPGPDRNEATKESAGEGRVIGSATAWAVSAEGHLMTAAHAVKGATMVTVTAADGTKQVASILKTDVRNDLALLKIEGKTRPLMLRPKVLMGESVATIGFPNSSLQGSAAKVTEGIVSSLSGPEDDPRLLQISVPVQPGNSGGPLLDRSGAVVGMIQARLSDAATFEQSGSIPQVVNYAQKISLIQTLLEGIEVPDAVTKGDKLELPDMVEKARPSVYLLEIR